A genomic window from Pseudonocardia broussonetiae includes:
- a CDS encoding FIST signal transduction protein has product MTGSRRFGDGLAVGPDLLGAAEVAVAQALAPLEGAVPDLLGVFVAPGRLGADAAGAAGLRAMELAGARTSIGGTSGGVIGDGRGVEHGPAVAVWAAVLPGATVRAVRLVAEQAEGGIRVAGMPVPRSDDRVAALVVDPYSFPVGGFLEHANAVNPGFPVVGGLAGAPGGPGANRLFLDGEVHERGGVGVVLGGDAGVRTVVSQGCRPIGPAMVVTRAERNVLHELAGSPAYRRLAEIVTSLPPAEQELAGRGLHVGIAIDEYADDHGRGDFLIRGVTGVDPEAGAVAIGELVEVGQTVRFQVRDAAGAGEDLEELLGTEPVSGALLFSCNGRGTTMFPSADHDPALLRRVLGDAGVAGFFAAGEIGPVGGRNHLHGFTASVLTFR; this is encoded by the coding sequence ATGACGGGATCGCGGCGGTTCGGGGACGGGCTCGCGGTCGGCCCCGACCTGCTGGGCGCCGCCGAGGTCGCGGTCGCGCAGGCGCTGGCCCCGCTCGAGGGCGCCGTGCCCGACCTGCTGGGGGTGTTCGTCGCGCCGGGCCGCCTCGGCGCCGACGCGGCCGGGGCCGCCGGGCTGCGCGCGATGGAGCTGGCCGGGGCCCGCACCAGCATCGGGGGCACCTCGGGCGGCGTGATCGGCGACGGGCGGGGCGTCGAGCACGGCCCGGCCGTCGCGGTGTGGGCGGCCGTGCTGCCCGGCGCCACGGTCCGCGCCGTCCGGCTCGTCGCGGAGCAGGCGGAGGGCGGGATCCGGGTCGCCGGGATGCCCGTCCCGCGCTCCGACGACCGCGTCGCCGCGCTCGTCGTCGACCCCTACTCGTTCCCGGTCGGCGGGTTCCTGGAGCACGCCAACGCGGTGAACCCCGGGTTCCCCGTGGTCGGCGGGCTCGCGGGCGCGCCCGGCGGCCCTGGCGCCAACCGCCTGTTCCTCGACGGCGAGGTGCACGAGCGCGGCGGCGTCGGCGTGGTGCTCGGCGGCGACGCGGGCGTCCGCACCGTCGTCAGCCAGGGGTGCCGCCCGATCGGCCCCGCGATGGTCGTGACGCGCGCCGAGCGCAACGTCCTGCACGAGCTGGCCGGCTCGCCCGCCTACCGGCGCCTCGCCGAGATCGTGACGTCGCTGCCGCCCGCCGAGCAGGAGCTCGCCGGGCGCGGGCTGCACGTCGGCATCGCCATCGACGAGTACGCCGACGACCACGGCCGCGGCGACTTCCTCATCCGCGGCGTCACCGGCGTCGACCCCGAGGCGGGAGCGGTCGCGATCGGCGAGCTCGTCGAGGTGGGGCAGACCGTGCGGTTCCAGGTGCGCGACGCCGCGGGCGCGGGCGAGGACCTCGAGGAGCTGCTGGGCACCGAGCCGGTGTCGGGCGCGCTGCTGTTCTCCTGCAACGGCCGCGGCACCACGATGTTCCCCTCGGCCGACCACGACCCCGCCCTGCTGCGCCGCGTCCTGGGCGACGCCGGGGTGGCCGGGTTCTTCGCCGCCGGGGAGATCGGGCCGGTCGGCGGGCGCAACCACCTGCACGGCTTCACGGCGTCGGTGCTGACCTTCCGCTAG
- the sodN gene encoding superoxide dismutase, Ni has product MLSRILRPRLEATAHCDLPCGVYDPAQARIEAESVKAIQEKYQGNEDPAFRVRAIDIKEQRADLVKHHLWVLWTDYFKPPHFEKYPELHELFNKATKKAGGGADGAKSSMDPATGQELLDLIAQIDKIFWETKAAA; this is encoded by the coding sequence ATGCTGTCCCGTATTCTCCGCCCGCGGCTGGAGGCCACCGCGCACTGCGACCTCCCCTGCGGCGTGTACGACCCGGCCCAGGCGCGCATCGAGGCCGAGTCGGTCAAGGCCATCCAGGAGAAGTACCAGGGCAACGAGGACCCGGCCTTCCGGGTGCGCGCGATCGACATCAAGGAGCAGCGCGCCGACCTGGTCAAGCACCACCTGTGGGTGCTCTGGACCGACTACTTCAAGCCCCCGCACTTCGAGAAGTACCCGGAGCTGCACGAGCTGTTCAACAAGGCCACGAAGAAGGCCGGCGGCGGTGCCGACGGCGCCAAGTCCTCGATGGACCCGGCCACCGGCCAGGAGCTGCTCGACCTGATCGCCCAGATCGACAAGATCTTCTGGGAGACCAAGGCCGCTGCCTGA
- a CDS encoding epoxide hydrolase family protein yields the protein MREFRIDVPQADLDDLRDRLARTRWPEPATVEGWQQGVPLDYARELVEHWTTVYDWRRCEAELNALPQFTTPLDGGGDDSCQIHFLHVRSRHEGAFPLLLTHGWPGSVIEFLDVVEALTDPPDPRDAFHLVIPSLPGYGFSAKPSTSGWGVERIATAWAQLMDRLDYDRYGAQGGDWGAMITSALGTGMPDNVAGIHVTLPLAQRPPEGSVPPLTKAEEAALTDRRYFETHRSGYSAIQATRPQTLGYGLADSPVAQCMWVVEKFWDWTDSAGPPENVVPRDRMLDDVMLYWLPGTGASSARLYWESYRRRRLDPVEVPTGITLFPKELWRLPRSWLERRYTDIRHWSQPDVGGHFPSVEQPEIFVDEVRAFFRMVR from the coding sequence ATGCGCGAGTTCCGCATCGACGTCCCGCAGGCCGACCTCGACGACCTGCGCGACCGCCTCGCCCGCACGCGCTGGCCCGAGCCCGCCACCGTCGAGGGGTGGCAGCAGGGCGTGCCGCTCGACTACGCCCGCGAGCTCGTCGAGCACTGGACCACGGTCTACGACTGGCGCCGCTGCGAGGCCGAGCTCAACGCCCTGCCGCAGTTCACCACCCCGCTCGACGGCGGCGGCGACGACTCCTGCCAGATCCACTTCCTGCACGTCCGCTCGCGCCACGAGGGCGCGTTCCCGCTGCTGCTCACGCACGGCTGGCCGGGCTCGGTGATCGAGTTCCTCGACGTCGTCGAGGCCCTGACCGACCCGCCCGACCCGCGCGACGCCTTCCACCTCGTCATCCCGTCGCTGCCCGGCTACGGCTTCAGCGCGAAGCCGTCGACGTCGGGCTGGGGCGTCGAGCGGATCGCGACGGCGTGGGCGCAGCTCATGGACCGCCTCGACTACGACCGCTACGGCGCCCAGGGCGGCGACTGGGGCGCCATGATCACCTCGGCGCTGGGCACCGGGATGCCCGACAACGTCGCCGGCATCCACGTGACGCTCCCGCTCGCCCAGCGCCCGCCCGAGGGCTCCGTGCCGCCGCTGACCAAGGCCGAGGAGGCCGCGCTCACCGACCGGCGCTACTTCGAGACCCACCGCTCGGGCTACTCCGCGATCCAGGCCACGCGCCCGCAGACCCTGGGCTACGGCCTGGCCGACTCCCCCGTCGCCCAGTGCATGTGGGTCGTGGAGAAGTTCTGGGACTGGACCGACAGCGCCGGGCCCCCGGAGAACGTCGTCCCGCGCGACCGGATGCTCGACGACGTGATGCTGTACTGGCTGCCGGGCACCGGGGCGTCGTCGGCGCGGCTGTACTGGGAGAGCTACCGCCGCCGCCGGCTCGACCCCGTCGAGGTGCCCACCGGCATCACGCTGTTCCCCAAGGAGCTGTGGCGGCTGCCGCGGTCCTGGCTGGAGCGCCGCTACACCGACATCCGGCACTGGAGCCAGCCCGACGTCGGCGGCCACTTCCCGTCGGTGGAGCAGCCGGAGATCTTCGTCGACGAGGTGCGCGCGTTCTTCCGGATGGTGCGGTAG
- a CDS encoding GtrA family protein, translated as MVVLTASRAPGHSLRERHPVAAQIARYVVAGGVGTLVNALVYLTLRTSMELLPANLAALVVSTLVSTEVNRRFTFSGEEVHPWRAHVQTVGMVAFYAVYSSLVLLALHTAVDSPTPLLESATVAAASVLGGAGRFLLLRFWVFEDDHEADHDSAGDRSDGPAWEAAHMGHSTVKRTVVAAAAGAAILLSTGAACGPAEGDDDDGPGVSNQQDEGDDDGGEDD; from the coding sequence ATGGTGGTGCTGACGGCGTCACGCGCACCGGGCCACTCGCTGCGCGAGCGGCACCCCGTGGCCGCCCAGATCGCCCGCTACGTCGTCGCCGGGGGCGTCGGGACGCTGGTCAACGCGCTCGTCTACCTCACGCTGCGGACCTCGATGGAGCTGCTGCCGGCCAACCTCGCGGCGCTGGTGGTCAGCACGCTGGTGAGCACCGAGGTCAACCGCCGCTTCACGTTCAGCGGCGAGGAGGTCCACCCCTGGCGCGCGCACGTGCAGACCGTCGGGATGGTCGCGTTCTACGCGGTCTACAGCTCGCTGGTGCTGCTCGCGCTGCACACGGCCGTCGACTCGCCGACGCCGCTGCTCGAGTCGGCCACCGTCGCGGCCGCCAGCGTGCTGGGCGGCGCGGGCCGGTTCCTGCTGCTGCGGTTCTGGGTGTTCGAGGACGACCACGAGGCCGACCACGACTCCGCCGGGGACCGGTCCGACGGCCCGGCGTGGGAAGCTGCGCACATGGGACATTCGACCGTGAAGCGCACCGTGGTGGCCGCGGCCGCCGGCGCCGCGATCCTGCTCAGCACCGGAGCCGCCTGCGGCCCCGCCGAGGGCGACGACGACGACGGCCCCGGCGTGTCGAACCAGCAGGACGAGGGCGACGACGACGGCGGCGAGGACGACTGA
- a CDS encoding MmcQ/YjbR family DNA-binding protein has protein sequence MDGLLAVVRPLCLALPEAHEERAWRGVRWRIRTRTFAHLLPIEGGHPPAYARAAGTDGPATVLTFHSAGAELAALQHSGPRFFDAPWGPQIVGMVLDPGPEVDPGELTELLTESYRLLAPRKLAERV, from the coding sequence GTGGACGGGCTGCTCGCCGTCGTGCGTCCGCTCTGCCTCGCCCTGCCCGAGGCGCACGAGGAGCGCGCGTGGCGCGGCGTGCGCTGGCGGATCCGCACGCGCACCTTCGCCCACCTGCTGCCGATCGAGGGCGGTCACCCGCCCGCCTACGCCCGGGCGGCCGGCACCGACGGACCGGCGACGGTCCTGACGTTCCACTCCGCCGGGGCCGAGCTCGCCGCCCTGCAGCACTCCGGACCGCGGTTCTTCGACGCGCCGTGGGGGCCGCAGATCGTCGGGATGGTGCTCGACCCCGGGCCCGAGGTGGACCCGGGGGAGCTCACGGAGCTGCTGACCGAGAGCTACCGCCTGCTGGCGCCGCGGAAGCTGGCCGAGAGGGTCTGA
- a CDS encoding S26 family signal peptidase, with translation MEIGVRWWRRVAVRGPSMSPAVRDGDVLLVRFGGEPSPGDVVLVRWSARPEQLSVKRAVRPEDGGWWVLGDNPFGSTDSRVLGPAEVVGIASARMWPRPGRLRPAPHS, from the coding sequence ATGGAGATCGGTGTGCGGTGGTGGCGGCGGGTCGCGGTGCGGGGTCCGTCGATGTCCCCGGCGGTGCGCGACGGCGACGTCCTGCTGGTGCGGTTCGGCGGGGAGCCCTCACCCGGTGACGTGGTGCTCGTGCGCTGGTCAGCACGGCCCGAGCAGCTGTCGGTGAAGCGTGCGGTGCGCCCCGAGGACGGGGGGTGGTGGGTGCTCGGGGACAACCCGTTCGGCTCCACCGACTCCCGCGTCCTGGGGCCCGCGGAGGTGGTCGGGATCGCGTCGGCGCGAATGTGGCCGCGGCCCGGCCGGCTGCGCCCGGCACCCCATTCCTGA
- a CDS encoding mechanosensitive ion channel family protein — MLDNIGAALRDGLSLVARFVPQLLLFLVILLIGWLIAKGLRKATNAILERVGFDRAVERGGIGRMLSQSKYDASDLLALVVYYAILLITLQIAFSAFGPNPISDLLTQFVAFLPRIAVAIVIVVIAAAIAAAVKDLIGGALGGLSYGRILATVASVFIIGLGVIAALSQIGVAIAVTLPVLITVLATVGGILVVGVGGGLIAPMRQRWEHILNRAEQEAPRAAAQARTSTSGPTTASFSSEPPTEEMRPAAPVTQSAPTDHPGNGSGSFAPDPTTGRTPQ; from the coding sequence ATGCTGGACAACATCGGAGCAGCACTGCGCGACGGGCTCAGCCTCGTCGCCCGGTTCGTGCCCCAGCTGCTGCTCTTCCTGGTCATCCTCCTCATCGGCTGGTTGATCGCCAAGGGCCTGCGCAAGGCCACGAACGCGATCCTGGAGCGGGTCGGCTTCGACCGCGCCGTCGAGCGCGGCGGCATCGGCCGCATGCTGTCGCAGTCGAAGTACGACGCCAGCGACCTGCTCGCCCTCGTCGTCTACTACGCCATCCTGCTGATCACGCTGCAGATCGCGTTCTCCGCGTTCGGGCCGAACCCGATCTCCGACCTGCTCACGCAGTTCGTCGCGTTCCTGCCGCGGATCGCCGTCGCCATCGTCATCGTCGTGATCGCCGCCGCCATCGCCGCGGCCGTGAAGGACCTCATCGGCGGTGCGCTAGGCGGCCTGTCCTACGGCCGCATCCTGGCCACCGTCGCGTCGGTCTTCATCATCGGCCTGGGCGTCATCGCCGCCCTCTCGCAGATCGGCGTCGCGATCGCGGTCACGCTGCCGGTGCTGATCACCGTGCTCGCCACCGTCGGCGGCATCCTCGTCGTCGGTGTCGGCGGCGGCCTGATCGCCCCGATGCGCCAGCGCTGGGAGCACATCCTGAACCGGGCCGAGCAGGAGGCGCCCCGGGCGGCCGCACAGGCCCGGACCAGCACCTCGGGGCCGACCACCGCGTCGTTCTCGTCCGAGCCGCCCACCGAGGAGATGCGCCCGGCCGCTCCCGTCACGCAGAGCGCGCCGACGGACCACCCGGGCAACGGGTCCGGCTCCTTCGCCCCCGACCCCACCACCGGCCGCACTCCCCAGTGA
- a CDS encoding PGPGW domain-containing protein: MSEHPNAAARVLYLVVGGLLLLAGIALLVLPGPGLLLVLGGLLVLAHGFPAAQRYVGPVRRRAMDAADQSVASPLRIAFSVLTGLALVVAGVVWGLVPGLPLGGWPTGSSLVLSGLVLLGLLVFSYRRVHGRTRAPAGGTRTGGSSRGAPGRTPHR; the protein is encoded by the coding sequence GTGAGCGAGCATCCGAACGCGGCCGCACGCGTCCTGTACCTGGTGGTCGGCGGCCTGCTCCTGCTGGCCGGGATCGCCCTCCTCGTGCTGCCCGGGCCCGGGCTGCTGCTCGTGCTCGGGGGCCTGCTCGTCCTGGCGCACGGGTTCCCCGCGGCCCAGCGGTACGTCGGGCCCGTCCGCCGGCGCGCGATGGACGCCGCCGACCAGAGCGTCGCCTCCCCGCTCCGGATCGCGTTCTCGGTGCTGACCGGCCTCGCCCTGGTCGTCGCCGGGGTGGTGTGGGGCCTGGTGCCCGGGCTGCCTCTGGGCGGCTGGCCCACCGGGTCGAGCCTGGTCCTGTCCGGGCTGGTCCTGCTCGGGCTGCTGGTCTTCAGCTACCGGCGGGTGCACGGACGCACCCGCGCCCCGGCCGGCGGGACCCGCACCGGGGGTTCGTCGCGGGGCGCACCGGGCCGGACCCCACACCGGTAG
- a CDS encoding acetamidase/formamidase family protein encodes MDVVEFRPTPDQYAWTFGGVAPSHRIRPGTVLKLWTEDAFSGRLQRTTDMPSQVLDMTQVNPQTGPFFVEGAEPGDTLAIHIVDLTPARDWAASTTIPFFGALTHPSTLHEPLPERTWIYQLDRAAGTVRFESAALTLDLPLEPMLGTVGVAPPGREVRSSLVPDTFGGNMDTPEMKPGTTCYLGVNVEGALFSVGDGHYRQGEGESCGTAVEGAMDVTLIVELIKGGAPAWPRLEHDDHYAVVGSARPLEDAWRASQVGMVAWLGELYGLDRLDAYQLLTQVALSPLANVCDTNYSALTKIEKRLLPDAAAHGGMHSHLRSLAIGLT; translated from the coding sequence ATGGACGTCGTCGAGTTCCGGCCCACCCCCGACCAGTACGCCTGGACCTTCGGCGGGGTCGCGCCGAGCCACCGCATCCGCCCCGGCACCGTGCTGAAGCTGTGGACCGAGGACGCGTTCTCCGGTCGCCTGCAGCGCACCACGGACATGCCGTCGCAGGTGCTGGACATGACGCAGGTCAACCCGCAGACCGGCCCGTTCTTCGTCGAGGGCGCCGAGCCGGGCGACACGCTCGCGATCCACATCGTCGACCTGACGCCCGCGCGCGACTGGGCCGCGTCGACGACGATCCCGTTCTTCGGCGCGCTCACCCACCCGTCGACGCTGCACGAGCCGCTGCCCGAGCGGACGTGGATCTACCAGCTCGACCGGGCCGCGGGCACCGTCCGGTTCGAGTCGGCCGCGCTCACCCTCGACCTGCCCCTGGAGCCGATGCTGGGCACCGTCGGGGTGGCGCCGCCCGGGCGCGAGGTGCGGTCGAGCCTGGTGCCCGACACGTTCGGCGGCAACATGGACACCCCGGAGATGAAGCCGGGCACCACCTGCTACCTGGGTGTCAACGTCGAGGGCGCGCTGTTCTCCGTCGGGGACGGGCACTACCGGCAGGGCGAGGGCGAGAGCTGCGGCACCGCGGTCGAGGGCGCGATGGACGTGACGCTGATCGTCGAGCTGATCAAGGGCGGCGCGCCCGCGTGGCCCCGTCTGGAGCACGACGACCACTACGCCGTGGTCGGTTCCGCCCGCCCCCTGGAGGACGCGTGGCGCGCGAGCCAGGTGGGGATGGTCGCGTGGCTCGGCGAGCTGTACGGGCTCGACCGCCTCGACGCCTACCAGCTCCTCACGCAGGTGGCGCTCTCCCCGCTGGCCAACGTGTGCGACACCAACTACAGCGCGCTCACCAAGATCGAGAAGCGCCTGCTCCCCGACGCCGCCGCACACGGCGGCATGCACTCCCACCTGCGCTCCCTAGCGATTGGACTGACCTGA
- the pcaH gene encoding protocatechuate 3,4-dioxygenase subunit beta: protein MTYRPAADGTHPPLLSPGYRSTALRAPSHAPVVLPQGLTELAGPALAGPSGPSDHDLTRQHAGEPIGQRIIVFGRVLDSDGRAVPDSLVEIWQANAAGRYAHARDDWPAPLDPNFTGGGRVVTGSDGSYSFTTIKPGAYPWGNHHNAWRPAHIHLSLFGRAFTQRLVTQMYFPDDPLFAQDPIFGSVPDEKARMRMVSTFDLDATRADWALAYRFDVVLRGRDQTPFEEPHE, encoded by the coding sequence ATGACCTACCGCCCCGCCGCCGACGGCACGCACCCGCCGCTGCTGTCGCCGGGCTACCGCAGCACCGCGCTGCGCGCGCCGTCGCACGCGCCCGTCGTGCTGCCGCAGGGACTCACGGAGCTGGCCGGGCCCGCGCTCGCCGGCCCGTCCGGCCCGTCCGACCACGACCTCACCCGCCAGCACGCGGGGGAGCCGATCGGGCAGCGGATCATCGTGTTCGGGCGCGTCCTGGACTCCGACGGGCGCGCCGTGCCCGACTCGCTCGTCGAGATCTGGCAGGCCAACGCGGCGGGCCGCTACGCCCACGCCCGCGACGACTGGCCCGCGCCGCTCGACCCGAACTTCACCGGCGGCGGCCGCGTGGTCACCGGCTCCGACGGCTCGTACTCGTTCACGACGATCAAGCCCGGCGCCTACCCGTGGGGCAACCACCACAACGCCTGGCGCCCCGCCCACATCCACCTCTCGCTGTTCGGGCGCGCGTTCACCCAGCGGCTCGTCACGCAGATGTACTTCCCGGACGACCCGCTGTTCGCCCAGGACCCGATCTTCGGCTCGGTGCCCGACGAGAAGGCGCGGATGCGGATGGTGTCCACGTTCGACCTCGACGCCACCCGCGCCGACTGGGCACTGGCCTACCGCTTCGACGTCGTGCTGCGCGGCCGCGACCAGACCCCGTTCGAGGAGCCTCATGAGTGA
- a CDS encoding IclR family transcriptional regulator, whose amino-acid sequence MARVGDTVTARVLGVLDAFSAEHPELTLTEIARRSALPLSTAHRLVAELAGWGALERGDDGRYRIGLRLWEVGALAPRSVGLREAAMPFLTDLHEVTGENVQLAVLDGAEVVYVDRISGRGAVNVITRVGGRLPLHATGVGLVLLAHAPAALQEQVLAAPLRRYTERTICAPAELRRVLADVRRTGVAVSDRQIELVALSVAAPVRGPRDEVVAALSVVVPAATSDARAYVPVVRAAARGVSRSLGASG is encoded by the coding sequence ATGGCCCGCGTGGGCGACACGGTGACGGCGCGCGTGCTGGGCGTCCTCGACGCGTTCTCCGCCGAGCACCCCGAGCTCACGCTGACCGAGATCGCGCGCCGGTCGGCGCTCCCGCTGTCGACGGCGCACCGGCTCGTCGCCGAGCTCGCCGGCTGGGGCGCGCTGGAGCGCGGCGACGACGGGCGCTACCGGATCGGTCTGCGGCTGTGGGAGGTCGGCGCGCTGGCCCCGCGGTCGGTGGGCCTGCGCGAGGCCGCGATGCCGTTCCTCACCGACCTGCACGAGGTCACCGGCGAGAACGTGCAGCTCGCGGTACTCGACGGCGCCGAGGTCGTGTACGTCGACCGGATCTCCGGGCGCGGCGCCGTCAACGTCATCACCCGCGTCGGCGGGCGGCTGCCGCTGCACGCCACCGGGGTCGGGCTGGTGCTGCTCGCGCATGCCCCCGCAGCGCTGCAGGAGCAGGTGCTGGCCGCCCCGCTGCGCCGCTACACCGAGCGCACGATCTGCGCGCCGGCCGAGCTGCGCCGGGTGCTCGCCGACGTGCGGCGCACCGGGGTGGCGGTGAGCGACCGGCAGATCGAGCTCGTGGCGCTGTCGGTCGCCGCGCCGGTCCGCGGGCCGCGCGACGAGGTGGTGGCGGCCCTGTCGGTCGTGGTCCCCGCGGCCACGTCCGACGCGCGGGCCTACGTGCCGGTGGTGCGGGCGGCGGCCCGGGGTGTGTCGCGGTCGCTCGGGGCGTCCGGCTGA
- a CDS encoding 4-hydroxybenzoate 3-monooxygenase, whose translation MRTQVGIVGAGPAGLLLSHLLARRGIESVVLEARSREYVEKRVRAGVLEHPTVELLREVGLGERLDREGMAHEGVSLRFDGEEHRIDFADLTGRGIVVYGQQEVVKDLIAARLADGGDVRFEVSGVRIEDVTSDPVIHFDGGELRCDVVVGADGFHGVSRACVPHTAHDRQYPFAWLGILAKAAPTQDELVYAHHERGFALYSMRSPEITRLYLQVPVDTDADDWSDARIWDELHERLGTEINEGPLLEKGVTGMRSFVTEPMRHGKLFLAGDAAHIVPPTGAKGMNLAIADVRVLADALTTHLQDGDDTGIDGYSDTCLRRVWRAEHFSWWMTSMLHTDPAADAFDRRLQLSQLRQTVSSRAAATTLAENYVGLPHGSV comes from the coding sequence ATGCGGACACAGGTGGGCATCGTGGGCGCGGGACCGGCGGGGCTGCTCCTGTCGCACCTGCTCGCCCGGCGGGGGATCGAGTCGGTGGTGCTGGAGGCGCGCAGCCGCGAGTACGTCGAGAAGCGGGTGCGGGCCGGCGTGCTGGAGCACCCGACCGTCGAGCTGCTGCGGGAGGTCGGCCTCGGCGAGCGCCTCGACCGCGAGGGCATGGCGCACGAGGGCGTCTCCCTGCGCTTCGACGGCGAGGAGCACCGCATCGACTTCGCCGACCTCACCGGGCGCGGCATCGTCGTCTACGGGCAGCAGGAGGTCGTCAAGGACCTCATCGCGGCCCGGCTCGCCGACGGCGGCGACGTGCGGTTCGAGGTGTCGGGCGTCCGGATCGAGGACGTCACGAGCGATCCGGTGATCCACTTCGACGGCGGCGAGCTCCGCTGCGACGTCGTCGTCGGCGCCGACGGGTTCCACGGCGTCAGCCGCGCCTGCGTGCCGCACACCGCGCACGACCGGCAGTACCCGTTCGCCTGGCTGGGGATCCTCGCGAAGGCCGCCCCGACCCAGGACGAGCTCGTCTACGCCCACCACGAGCGCGGCTTCGCCCTCTACTCGATGCGCAGCCCCGAGATCACGCGGCTGTACCTGCAGGTCCCGGTCGACACCGACGCCGACGACTGGTCGGACGCCCGGATCTGGGACGAGCTGCACGAGCGGCTGGGCACCGAGATCAACGAGGGCCCGCTGCTGGAGAAGGGCGTCACCGGGATGCGCAGCTTCGTCACCGAGCCGATGCGGCACGGGAAGCTGTTCCTGGCCGGCGACGCCGCGCACATCGTCCCGCCGACCGGGGCGAAGGGCATGAACCTCGCGATCGCCGACGTCCGGGTGCTGGCCGACGCGCTCACCACCCACCTGCAGGACGGCGACGACACCGGGATCGACGGCTACTCCGACACCTGCCTGCGCCGGGTGTGGCGCGCCGAGCACTTCTCCTGGTGGATGACATCGATGCTGCACACCGACCCGGCCGCCGACGCGTTCGACCGCAGGCTGCAGCTCTCCCAGCTGCGCCAGACGGTCAGCTCGCGTGCCGCGGCCACCACCCTCGCCGAGAACTACGTCGGCCTGCCCCACGGGAGCGTCTGA
- a CDS encoding SDR family NAD(P)-dependent oxidoreductase has product MDLQLAGKTALVTGGTKGIGRAVVEALLAEGASVAFCARTADDVEKAEAELGSAAAGTAVDVADGAALAAWVAASAERFGRVDVAVANVSALAIGPGEDNWKAGFEVDLMHTVRLCEAALPHLLRTQGSIVAISSVSGREIDFAKDAYGTMKAAVVHYVAGLALEHAAAGVRANCVSPGNTYFPGGVWQGIEGGNPDLFATALGMNPTGRMARAEEIAYAVTMLASPRASFITGTNLVVDGALTRGVQL; this is encoded by the coding sequence ATGGATCTCCAGCTGGCCGGCAAGACCGCGCTCGTCACCGGCGGCACGAAGGGCATCGGGCGCGCCGTCGTCGAGGCGCTGCTCGCGGAGGGCGCGTCCGTCGCGTTCTGCGCGCGCACCGCGGACGACGTCGAGAAGGCCGAGGCCGAGCTGGGGTCCGCCGCCGCGGGCACCGCCGTCGACGTCGCCGACGGCGCGGCGCTCGCCGCCTGGGTCGCCGCGAGCGCCGAGCGCTTCGGGCGGGTGGACGTCGCCGTGGCCAACGTCAGCGCGCTGGCGATCGGGCCGGGCGAGGACAACTGGAAGGCCGGCTTCGAGGTCGACCTCATGCACACCGTGCGCCTGTGCGAGGCGGCGCTCCCGCACCTGCTCCGGACGCAGGGGTCGATCGTCGCGATCTCCTCGGTGTCCGGCCGCGAGATCGACTTCGCCAAGGACGCCTACGGCACGATGAAGGCCGCGGTCGTGCACTACGTCGCCGGGCTCGCCCTCGAGCACGCCGCCGCGGGCGTGCGCGCCAACTGCGTCTCCCCCGGCAACACCTACTTCCCCGGCGGGGTGTGGCAGGGCATCGAGGGCGGCAACCCCGACCTGTTCGCCACCGCGCTGGGCATGAACCCCACCGGGCGGATGGCCCGGGCCGAGGAGATCGCCTACGCCGTGACGATGCTGGCCAGCCCGCGCGCGTCGTTCATCACGGGCACCAACCTCGTCGTCGACGGCGCCCTGACCCGCGGGGTGCAGCTCTAG
- the pcaG gene encoding protocatechuate 3,4-dioxygenase subunit alpha — protein MSETPSQTVGPFLSIGLTWPDGHLVVPAGSPGAVRISGTLYDGAGEPVPDGLIETWQADAEGRFDDPLFGFGRASTRPDGSWEVVTVKPGATGDGQAPHVDVSVFARGLLDRVVTRIYFPDEAAANAADPVLSALPPDRAATLVATDAGPGELRFDIRLRGEGETVFFVI, from the coding sequence ATGAGTGAGACGCCGTCCCAGACCGTCGGCCCGTTCCTGTCGATCGGCCTGACCTGGCCCGACGGCCACCTCGTGGTGCCGGCGGGGAGCCCCGGCGCGGTGCGGATCTCCGGGACGCTCTACGACGGGGCGGGCGAGCCGGTCCCCGACGGGCTGATCGAGACCTGGCAGGCCGACGCCGAGGGCCGCTTCGACGACCCGCTGTTCGGCTTCGGCCGCGCCTCCACCCGCCCGGACGGCTCGTGGGAGGTCGTCACCGTGAAGCCGGGGGCGACCGGCGACGGCCAGGCCCCGCACGTCGACGTCTCGGTGTTCGCCCGGGGGCTGCTCGACCGCGTCGTCACCCGCATCTACTTCCCCGACGAGGCGGCGGCCAACGCCGCCGACCCGGTGCTGTCGGCGCTGCCGCCCGACCGCGCCGCGACCCTCGTCGCCACCGACGCCGGGCCGGGGGAGCTGCGCTTCGACATCCGCCTGCGCGGCGAGGGCGAGACGGTGTTCTTCGTCATCTGA